A window of Ananas comosus cultivar F153 linkage group 4, ASM154086v1, whole genome shotgun sequence contains these coding sequences:
- the LOC109708594 gene encoding uncharacterized protein LOC109708594 isoform X1, which translates to MARPRGDSHGCALRFVFFLWISSMAPISLAYKPGDIVPLSKAGQYHGSRTVWFDVVGRHCPAFAVNREVLMPIPKPTGYTGTDPYKISFQVGHEKFYVPWLYVINRKSSEVPMIDFHLRYSGNDLHGVTAKVVDMPHHYIEVHPDIRKNFWNPQHWPKYVLVRYTWEEQSEIDVAGGYYVLFGSGLVLSFILAIYVLQSSQDKLARFVRETVAESSMPEGGVAKVE; encoded by the exons ATGGCGCGACCTCGTGGCGACTCCCATGGATGCGCCCTCcgcttcgtcttcttcctctggATCTCGTCCATGGCTCCGATTTCCCTCGCGTATAAGCCCGGAGACATCGTCCCCTTGAGCAAAGCGGGGCAATACCACGGG TCGAGAACGGTTTGGTTCGATGTCGTCGGGCGCCATTGCCCTGCTTTTGCTGTTAATCGTGAG GTTCTAATGCCCATTCCGAAACCTACTGGGTACACTGGGACGGATCCATATAAGAT ATCTTTCCAAGTTGGCCATGAAAAGTTTTACGTTCCTTGGCTATATGTTATTAACCGGAAAAGTTCTGAAGTGCCAATGATAGATTTTCATTTG AGGTACTCTGGAAATGATTTACATGGCGTCACTGCGAAAGTTGTCGACATGCCTCACCACT ATATTGAGGTACATCCTGACATACGCAAGAACTTTTGGAACCCACAACATTGGCCAAAATATGTACTTGTCAGGTACACATG GGAGGAGCAATCAGAAATAGATGTTGCAGGGGGTTATTATGTATTGTTTGGATCAG GGCTCGTTCTGTCGTTCATCCTTGCAATTTATGTCTTGCAATCATCTCAAGACAAGTTAGCTAG GTTTGTGAGAGAGACTGTTGCAGAAAGCAGTATGCCAGAGGGAGGAGTGGCAAAAGTTGAATAA
- the LOC109708594 gene encoding uncharacterized protein LOC109708594 isoform X2, with amino-acid sequence MARPRGDSHGCALRFVFFLWISSMAPISLAYKPGDIVPLSKAGQYHGSRTVWFDVVGRHCPAFAVNREISFQVGHEKFYVPWLYVINRKSSEVPMIDFHLRYSGNDLHGVTAKVVDMPHHYIEVHPDIRKNFWNPQHWPKYVLVRYTWEEQSEIDVAGGYYVLFGSGLVLSFILAIYVLQSSQDKLARFVRETVAESSMPEGGVAKVE; translated from the exons ATGGCGCGACCTCGTGGCGACTCCCATGGATGCGCCCTCcgcttcgtcttcttcctctggATCTCGTCCATGGCTCCGATTTCCCTCGCGTATAAGCCCGGAGACATCGTCCCCTTGAGCAAAGCGGGGCAATACCACGGG TCGAGAACGGTTTGGTTCGATGTCGTCGGGCGCCATTGCCCTGCTTTTGCTGTTAATCGTGAG AT ATCTTTCCAAGTTGGCCATGAAAAGTTTTACGTTCCTTGGCTATATGTTATTAACCGGAAAAGTTCTGAAGTGCCAATGATAGATTTTCATTTG AGGTACTCTGGAAATGATTTACATGGCGTCACTGCGAAAGTTGTCGACATGCCTCACCACT ATATTGAGGTACATCCTGACATACGCAAGAACTTTTGGAACCCACAACATTGGCCAAAATATGTACTTGTCAGGTACACATG GGAGGAGCAATCAGAAATAGATGTTGCAGGGGGTTATTATGTATTGTTTGGATCAG GGCTCGTTCTGTCGTTCATCCTTGCAATTTATGTCTTGCAATCATCTCAAGACAAGTTAGCTAG GTTTGTGAGAGAGACTGTTGCAGAAAGCAGTATGCCAGAGGGAGGAGTGGCAAAAGTTGAATAA
- the LOC109708593 gene encoding transcription repressor OFP1-like → MGNHKFRLSNMIPNTWLYKLRDMKGGSKKGQRSPKITAKRCNSQAHTSSSSSPPPPTPPKPPPPPPPPPPPNTFYLPNRASYYFPSKDMKLTNPPTTHFPTDPPRKSKSKKFSAKKLTRASPKIASSVSTSASNKPEPAPDTRPFDRDVYTEDDDHRRKTIIARSLESQSFSVTTSATDIVFDVGKPMELPPILTKPTKRQADKPRSDHKRRSLSRIRVRPGSPRLARSKTEAKQRKGFMESFVVVKSSSDPQRDFQESMVEMIVENDIQSSKDLEELLACYLALNSREYHAVIVKVFEQIWIHLNDATL, encoded by the coding sequence ATGGGAAACCACAAATTTAGGCTTTCCAATATGATACCAAACACCTGGTTATACAAGCTCAGAGACATGAAGGGAGGTAGCAAAAAAGGCCAGAGAAGCCCAAAAATCACTGCTAAGAGATGCAATTCTCAAGCACAcacttcctcctcctcttctcctcctcctccaacaccaccaaagcctcctcctcctcctcctcctccaccaccacccaaCACATTCTACCTCCCAAACAGAGCCTCATACTACTTCCCAAGCAAAGATATGAAACTCACCAATCCCCCAACCACACACTTCCCCACAGACCCACCAAGGAAATCCAAGTCCAAGAAATTCAGTGCCAAAAAGCTCACAAGAGCTTCTCCCAAAATCGCCTCCTCTGTCTCAACCTCTGCTTCCAACAAGCCCGAACCGGCTCCCGACACCCGCCCCTTCGACCGCGACGTCTACACCGAGGACGACGATCACCGGCGCAAGACGATCATCGCCAGGAGCTTAGAATCACAGAGCTTCTCTGTCACCACCTCCGCCACCGACATAGTTTTCGACGTCGGTAAACCGATGGAGCTCCCGCCAATCCTAACGAAACCAACCAAGCGACAAGCCGACAAGCCGAGGTCGGACCACAAGCGGAGAAGCCTGAGCAGAATTCGGGTCCGGCCGGGCTCACCGCGGCTCGCAAGGAGCAAAACAGAGGCGAAGCAGAGGAAGGGATTCATGGAGAGCTTTGTGGTGGTTAAGTCATCTTCTGACCCTCAGAGGGATTTCCAGGAGAGCATGGTTGAGATGATCGTCGAAAACGATATCCAATCTTCGAAGGATTTGGAGGAGTTATTGGCTTGTTATTTAGCTTTGAATTCTAGAGAGTACCATGCTGTAATTGTGAAGGTTTTTGAGCAAATTTGGATTCATCTCAATGATGCCACATTGTAG
- the LOC109708383 gene encoding transcription repressor OFP17-like, translated as MPTSSSPSLTCTNINLFKPCKKFLIKLFKKPISIKSFRFRTLRKLARKMSPNRSRRCRFRSVGAVFWRLVSMRSAEAIDRVGELPSLTDRVQAPLSSPVTPAYAKIAQLRREESVERRDDEAEEACRSFESYLREMLVEEGRVRDLMDVEELLYCWESLKCPAFVELVCRFYGELCKDLFSNNEGGVVVDQESVST; from the coding sequence ATGCCAACGTCCTCATCTCCCTCCCTCACATGCACCAACATCAACCTCTTCAAACCATGCAAAAAGTTCCTCATCAAACTCTTCAAAAAACCCATCTCCATAAAATCCTTCAGGTTCCGAACCCTCCGAAAGCTCGCCCGCAAAATGAGCCCGAACCGCAGCAGGCGGTGCAGGTTCCGGTCGGTCGGAGCCGTGTTCTGGCGGCTGGTCTCCATGCGGTCGGCCGAGGCGATCGATCGCGTCGGGGAGCTCCCGAGCCTCACCGACCGCGTCCAGGCGCCACTGTCGTCGCCCGTCACCCCCGCCTACGCCAAAATTGCGCAGCTGCGGAGGGAGGAGAGTGTCGAGAGGCGCGACGACGAGGCCGAGGAGGCGTGCCGGAGCTTCGAGAGCTATTTGAGGGAGATGCTTGTGGAGGAGGGGAGGGTGAGGGATTTGATGGATGTTGAGGAGCTTCTCTATTGCTGGGAGAGCCTCAAGTGCCCTGCGTTTGTTGAGTTGGTGTGTAGGTTTTATGGGGAGCTTTGTAAGGATTTGTTCTCCAACAATGAGGGTGGGGTTGTTGTTGATCAAGAATCTGTTTCTACATAg